From a single Oncorhynchus nerka isolate Pitt River linkage group LG11, Oner_Uvic_2.0, whole genome shotgun sequence genomic region:
- the LOC115137725 gene encoding scrapie-responsive protein 1-like, protein MKVLLIAAILLVGLLAMGSEAIPSNRWSCYKKVLKDRDCRNVGISNGVATMRPIDSLQNHFWEGNKCDMVCYCNFSELLCCPRDVFFGPKISFIIPCKTI, encoded by the exons ATGAAGGTACTACTCATTGCTGCAATTCTCTTGGTTGGACTGTTGGCAATGGGCAGCGAGGCCATTCCATCAAACCGCTGGTCCTGCTACAAGAAAGTCTTGAAGGACAGGGACTGTCGCAATGTTGGCATCTCCAACGGAGTTGCGACCATGCGACCCATCGATTCCCTGCAGAACCATTTCTGGGAGGGGAACAAATGCGACATGGTGTGCTACTGTAACTTCAGTGAGCTCCTCTGCTGCCCAAG GGATGTCTTCTTTGGACCCAAAATCTCCTTTATAATTCCATGCAAAACCATCTGA